The Peribacillus sp. FSL E2-0218 genome contains a region encoding:
- a CDS encoding NlpC/P60 family protein — protein sequence MFKAKLSSRAWIVVFIISSIFFPGFMAEAADRVHTVAANETVESIARTYHISPAQLMNANGLPDNKLYAGQKVKIIQTASIPAAYQWSERGKRIADYAKTFVGFKKMAGEETPANGFDSSGLIHWVLSRQNISIDRLTVDGFYKQGMDTAAPKAGDLIFFLEKASSKVVTAGIYLGKNQFVHSGYGAETVQVRSSTENYFGKYKMAYKTYTPKGEHIVQSGETLKGIAEKYGISMNAIKNRNALPAAGLIQGQYLQIYSSPLFPFYVNQEAAYDKAEAVIKYAYTFRGFTYAFGEDDPTLGMDCSGFIYWVMKEQGLSVKRGSAEEYFSLLPKIENPKAGDLVFFRDTGARRGVTHVGIYLGGGRFLHTTEKPGVHISSLSSGYFAEKFESFGQAEYLMN from the coding sequence ATGTTTAAGGCAAAATTAAGCAGCAGAGCATGGATTGTGGTGTTCATCATCAGTTCAATTTTTTTCCCGGGATTTATGGCGGAGGCGGCAGATCGTGTTCATACGGTGGCTGCTAATGAAACGGTAGAATCGATTGCAAGGACCTATCATATATCCCCGGCGCAGTTAATGAATGCGAATGGATTGCCCGATAACAAGCTATACGCTGGCCAGAAGGTAAAGATCATTCAAACGGCATCCATTCCTGCCGCCTATCAGTGGTCGGAGAGGGGAAAAAGGATTGCCGACTATGCGAAAACATTTGTTGGGTTTAAAAAAATGGCCGGAGAAGAGACGCCTGCAAACGGCTTTGACTCCAGCGGGCTGATTCATTGGGTTCTTTCCAGGCAGAACATTTCCATCGACCGTTTGACAGTTGACGGTTTTTATAAGCAGGGAATGGATACAGCGGCTCCGAAAGCAGGAGATCTTATCTTCTTTCTTGAAAAAGCAAGTTCGAAGGTCGTGACTGCCGGAATCTACCTCGGCAAGAACCAATTTGTCCATTCCGGATATGGGGCAGAAACGGTCCAGGTGAGATCGAGTACGGAGAACTACTTTGGAAAATATAAGATGGCCTATAAAACGTATACCCCAAAAGGTGAGCACATCGTCCAAAGCGGGGAAACACTAAAAGGGATAGCGGAAAAATACGGCATTTCCATGAATGCGATCAAAAACCGAAATGCCCTTCCAGCTGCTGGGCTGATACAAGGGCAGTATCTTCAAATATACAGCAGTCCTTTGTTTCCTTTTTACGTTAATCAAGAGGCTGCTTATGATAAGGCTGAGGCTGTCATTAAGTACGCTTACACATTTCGCGGCTTTACCTATGCTTTTGGGGAAGATGATCCCACGCTCGGAATGGACTGCAGCGGATTCATCTACTGGGTGATGAAGGAGCAGGGCCTTTCGGTAAAGCGTGGTTCGGCGGAGGAATACTTCTCCTTGCTGCCGAAGATCGAAAACCCAAAAGCAGGCGATTTAGTGTTTTTTAGGGATACTGGCGCCAGGCGGGGTGTAACTCACGTTGGCATCTACCTGGGGGGAGGAAGATTCCTTCATACAACCGAGAAACCTGGCGTTCATATTTCCAGCCTATCGTCAGGTTATTTTGCCGAAAAGTTCGAAAGCTTCGGTCAAGCTGAATACCTAATGAACTAA
- a CDS encoding arsenic transporter, translating into MHFEIGMAIFVFVMTMIVILWRPGGINEAWPASIGAAIILLSGTVSHGDILDIISKIGGASITIMATIVMAVILESFGFFHWAAARLAILARGSGYRLYWYIQLLCFLMTLLFNNDGSILITTPILILLLKNLRLKPHEAVPYLLSGALVATASSAPIGVSNIVNLIALQIVHMTLYMHTAMMFVPATLGLLFMSCLMFLVVKKKLPKKLPELSYDIEESFFTKNFHPLKGGMTVETKRQRTIFMLKVLLYVFVVRCLLFVASYFSIPIEWVAVLGSLSLLIWRWYHLRTHPADILKKTPWHILIFAFSMYVIIYGLHNVGLTAILIKICEPIVNQGLLSASFVMGGLVSLLSNIFNNHPALMIGTITLTEMGLDPITLKTIYLANIIGSDIGSLLLPIGTLASLIWMYILKQNKVKITWKDYLSVSLVVIPLTTAVTLLLLYFWVQMIFS; encoded by the coding sequence ATGCATTTCGAAATTGGAATGGCTATTTTTGTGTTTGTCATGACAATGATCGTTATATTATGGAGGCCGGGAGGAATAAATGAAGCTTGGCCAGCTTCGATTGGTGCAGCGATCATTTTGCTATCCGGCACAGTGTCCCATGGAGATATTTTGGATATCATCAGCAAAATTGGGGGGGCATCGATCACGATCATGGCAACGATCGTGATGGCGGTCATCCTTGAGAGTTTCGGTTTTTTTCACTGGGCGGCGGCAAGGCTCGCCATCCTTGCCAGAGGATCTGGATATCGTCTATATTGGTACATTCAATTATTGTGCTTTTTAATGACTTTGTTATTCAATAATGATGGCAGCATCCTGATCACGACGCCCATCTTGATCTTGCTTCTGAAAAATCTCAGGCTGAAGCCGCACGAAGCGGTTCCCTATCTATTGAGTGGAGCATTGGTTGCAACCGCTTCCAGTGCCCCGATAGGTGTAAGTAACATTGTGAATTTAATCGCTTTGCAAATTGTGCATATGACGCTTTATATGCATACAGCCATGATGTTTGTACCTGCAACCCTGGGGCTGCTTTTCATGTCATGCTTGATGTTCTTGGTGGTCAAGAAAAAATTGCCCAAGAAATTACCTGAGCTTTCATATGACATTGAAGAAAGTTTCTTTACGAAAAATTTCCATCCCTTAAAGGGGGGCATGACGGTGGAAACAAAACGGCAGCGTACGATATTCATGCTAAAAGTATTGCTCTATGTGTTTGTTGTGCGCTGTTTACTCTTCGTCGCCTCTTATTTTTCCATTCCCATTGAATGGGTTGCCGTGCTCGGCTCGTTATCTTTGCTGATCTGGAGATGGTATCATCTACGCACACATCCAGCCGATATCTTGAAGAAAACCCCATGGCACATCCTGATATTCGCGTTCTCCATGTATGTCATCATATACGGACTCCATAATGTAGGGCTTACGGCCATACTCATAAAAATTTGTGAACCGATCGTGAACCAAGGCTTATTGAGTGCCAGTTTTGTCATGGGCGGGTTAGTATCGCTGCTATCAAACATATTCAACAATCACCCGGCATTAATGATAGGCACCATTACCTTAACGGAGATGGGACTTGATCCAATTACCTTAAAAACCATCTATCTGGCCAATATAATCGGCAGTGACATAGGCTCGTTGTTGTTGCCCATCGGTACTCTTGCCTCTCTTATCTGGATGTATATCCTGAAGCAAAATAAAGTGAAAATAACGTGGAAAGATTATTTAAGCGTATCCCTGGTAGTCATACCGCTGACTACAGCGGTGACACTGCTATTGTTATATTTTTGGGTCCAAATGATATTCAGCTAA